Proteins encoded in a region of the Diospyros lotus cultivar Yz01 chromosome 9, ASM1463336v1, whole genome shotgun sequence genome:
- the LOC127809179 gene encoding KIN17-like protein produces the protein MGKNEFLTPKAIANRIKAKGLQKLRWYCQMCQKQCRDENGFKCHCMSESHQRQMEVFGQNPNRIVDGYSEEFESSFLEHMKRSHRFSRVAATVVYNEYISDRHHVHMNSTQWATLTEFVKYLGRTGQCKVEETPKGWFITYVDRDSETLFKEKMKNKRIRADIADEEKQEREIRRQIEMAEQLKPLGNETAEPLESEPKVLAKSESGEKIVLSLGASSKPVGRERVGSSKLVFEEPEIDAKNGKVKQNGKSGKIGGASRTALDDLMKEQEKAKERINRKDYWLCEGIIVKVMSKALAEKGYYKQKGIVRKVIEKYVGEIEMLESKHVLRVDQEELETVIPQIGGLVKIVNGAYRGSNARLLAVDTDNFCAKVQIEKGIYDGRVLNAVEYEDICKIVQ, from the coding sequence ATGGGGAAGAACGAGTTTCTGACTCCCAAGGCTATAGCGAATCGAATTAAAGCCAAGGGTCTCCAGAAGCTGCGATGGTACTGCCAGATGTGCCAGAAGCAATGCCGGGACGAGAACGGCTTCAAGTGCCACTGCATGAGCGAGAGCCACCAGCGCCAGATGGAGGTTTTCGGCCAAAATCCGAACCGGATCGTTGACGGCTATTCCGAGGAGTTCGAGTCCTCCTTCCTGGAGCACATGAAGCGCAGCCACCGCTTTAGCCGCGTCGCCGCCACCGTCGTCTACAACGAGTACATCTCCGATCGCCATCACGTTCACATGAATTCTACGCAGTGGGCTACGCTGACCGAGTTCGTCAAGTACTTGGGGCGCACCGGCCAGTGCAAGGTTGAGGAGACCCCCAAGGGGTGGTTTATTACGTACGTCGATAGGGATTCCGAGACCCTTTTCAAGGAAAAGATGAAGAACAAGCGAATTAGGGCTGATATAGCGGATGAGGAGaagcaagagagagaaattaggagGCAAATCGAGATGGCGGAGCAATTAAAGCCTTTGGGTAATGAGACAGCTGAGCCATTGGAATCTGAGCCAAAGGTGCTGGCAAAATCAGAGAGTGGGGAAAAGATTGTGCTTAGTCTAGGCGCATCCTCTAAACCTGTTGGTAGAGAGAGAGTTGGGAGTTCTAAGTTGGTTTTTGAAGAACCAGAAATTGATGCCAAGAATGGGAAAGTTAAACAAAACGGGAAATCAGGAAAAATAGGGGGTGCAAGTAGGACGGCATTGGATGATTTGATGAAAGAGCAAGAGAAGGCCAAGGAACGGATTAATAGGAAGGATTATTGGTTGTGTGAGGGAATTATCGTGAAGGTCATGAGCAAGGCGTTGGCTGAAAAGGGGTACTATAAACAGAAGGGTATTGTCCGCAAGGTGATTGAGAAGTATGTTGGGGAAATTGAGATGCTTGAGAGCAAGCATGTGCTGAGGGTTGATCAGGAAGAGCTCGAAACGGTAATTCCCCAAATTGGGGGGCTTGTGAAGATAGTTAATGGGGCTTATCGTGGATCAAATGCAAGGTTACTAGCAGTGGATACAGATAATTTCTGTGCCAAGGTTCAGATTGAGAAAGGAATATATGATGGCAGGGTGCTCAATGCTGTTGAATATGAAGATATTTGCAAAATAGTTCAATGA